The sequence TGACAATGTTCGGTTGACGCTATTTTTTCCTCCCTCCAATGAACAGTTCAAGTAATCGAACGGTGAAATCTATACGTGTGTATGACCCTAGGATTATTCCACAATGTTGAGAACAGAATAGAGCATGGTAAATTTTCATTTCcaagattaaaaaaataaaaagtggTAAATAGATCCATCAGTTATTTCCTTCTTAATATTATTAGGACATTGCAAAGACAAGACCAGAGATCCATCActgccaacaacaacaacaaccttttAGCACAGCAGGACGACACAAACAAACGCCTCCGAGTGATTTGCATTTCTGAATACACTCCTGTCGCGTATCATTTGCTACTGCTCCTGCAGCATCTGTGTAACCATGCATCCATTAGTTAGTTGATTGCACGTTAGAAGATTTCAATTAGAAGTTATACATATGCATATATGTACTAACCAGTAACTGGTCTTGCAGCTGCCTCGGCAGAGTACGAAAAAGCCACAAGAAGCAAGCATAATAAGCTCAGAGCCACAACCTGCTGAGTCTTCGAACTGGCCATCTTCTTTGAGATTCTGGGGTCGGATTTCACTGGTATTCTAAATTAGATTGTTCGTATATATATGCAACCAATATTTATAGTGGCTTCTCAGCAGGTTCACACTGCATGTTGAATTTAGGATGCATGTGAAGGTTATTTTCTCGCATGCAATATATGAAGATTATTTTCTCGCATGCAATATATATTTTGTTTAAATGCATTACATCAATTGACTTGCTTGAAAATAGGAATGACAAGTATAGCCAGCTGGTGATGTGCATGCTGCGCATTAACTTCTTAAAAATTTCAGGAcctacgattttttttttgtggtctGCAAAGAAAAGAATTTATAAAGGAAAACCCAACAAAATGAAGGGTCTCAGTCCAGGTAGCACTGACGCGGATAAGGTGACCCGAGCACGTTACACACGAGGATACACGGATAAATTCTAAAAGGACTAGGAGGTGGACATGTTATGAAATGAAATCAGTGATATTTTCCACTGAGTGTATATATTATGAAAATGATTTCTCAACAACGTGAATAAATTGTTGGAATGGTTAAAGAGCCAAACATTTCTAGTCTCTCGTACCAAGAAGAGCTTTATTTTGAAATCTTAGTTTCGCTCAAGTCGAGAACTTATGTAGGGGAGAAGAACTAAAGGAGAAACAAGAAGAACATGAGGAATCGAATGGAAAACAATATATAAAAAGGAGTTGAAGAAGAGAGCGTCAGAATATTTTTTTCAGTCGTCCTTGTAATTTATCTTAGTTCGCCTATGTCGTCACTAAGATATCCAGCGTTGTGGGGTTAAAACCCAAGACAATGCATTTTTCATTTCGAATGTCAAGCATTCCAGACGATCTCTAAGATAAGTACATGACATCCTTTTTAGATTACATGTGAAATCGTTACTTGCATGTATACTTGCAAAAATTGGTTTGAAATAATTTCTAGCTTTGATTTTGTAATTATTCACTATCAAGTAAGTGAAGTCGAAGATGTTACTGTTGAATTGGATCACCCATTCAAATCCTTACATTATTCAAAAATGCTTTTTTTGTTGGCTTGCTTGCTTTCCAATTTCATTTGCGCAAAGAAATATTGAAAGCTAAAGAGAAGGACGGAAACAAATCAAATTGATATATTTCATCATGATTATGATTTTCTTTTCCTCAGAACAATTTCGGTGTCTAAACCAAACCCATCAACTTTTATAACATGCACAACATcacaaaccttaaacaaaccaacTAATCCATCAACATTAAATAGATCATTAGCTGAATATTTATCACCCCGTTTAGATACCGCCACGTGTAGAACACAAATGCCACCAGGCTTTAACGTCCGttcgatctcacccacaaatttACTCGGATATAATGCATGATCAAACACGTTTGAGAACTCGAAATCAAATGTAGAATTCTTGAATGGTTGGtcatgaaaatctccttgtacaACTAATGGTGGAAATGGAACTAAATCAATACCAACCGAGTGGGAAACACCGACAAGTTTTAACGCGGCAACTTCTTGTCCGACTCGAGCACCGATGCATAGCGATTTAGAATTGTTGGCGAGGAGATTTTGGTTTTTCAGTTTGTTGAAGAATTTGGAGAATACTTTGATTTTACGTTCCCAGTCCCTTGTTACCCATAAGTTTCTCAGTTTTGGATTCAGGGTTTTGTTTAGTTGGTGCTTTAGATATGAATCATAGGTGTTGAAACCCTGACGCATTCTGAGGTTGGCATGGCTTTGAAGACTCGACGTCTGGGGAACAATATTAATGGTGGATTTGATGTGTTGATTGTGAAGAGATAGAAGTTGATCAGTGAAGAGAAAGATTATGAAAAtaagagaaaggaaaagagagagtAAGAAGGATTTGTAGATAAGAGGTTTTGTTGCTTGGATAGAAGTAGTTGTTTTCATGGTGTTTTTATGATTTTGTTACTACTATTATTGCATGTCTAGAGCTAGAGGTTTTATCTGCAAAGCTGGTAGGTTGGTTGCATGTAACAGAGAATTTGGTGTCTTTTTCGCCAAGATCAGTGCATTTTTGTAATCTTTGGAATTCTCAACGCTTTATGTCGATACAAACTAGAAATTTTTGTTGtcaaaacaaaaaactaaaaatttcTCTGTCTTCCTTTGTTTGGTCTTCCAagtccttttcgttttctctgtcTTGATATGCTTTGTCTGTTTTTATCTCTCACTAAACTGGAATATATTTGGAGCCGCCCGCATTCTGAGTCAATATAATTGCATATCTGACTAAAAGAATACACCCCAAGTAACCCTTTGACTGAGTGAAATCATTTCCAGactttcaaggaaaaatttgagatttttgaaAGGGGTTTCATTGTGAGGTTTCATCTGTAAAGGACAGTTTAACAGATTCAAAGTTTTATCAAACCTGTACTGAATTCAAATTAAAATGTGAACTGAAGTTTCTAAGACTATTAACTCAAGAATTGTTTCCCCTTTGTTTTCACTACAATCAGCAAGTACTTAAATCACTGAAAACCATGTCTGCGCAGAAGAACAAGCTTCCAGCTTAGGTAGGAGACTACGCCAGCCAATTAGCGACCTCATTTGCAAGATGCGCGTAGCCTTTAGCAAATTCATGGAAAGCAAGGCCCAAATCTGATGTTTTCTGCTGTCAAAAAAGAACAACTTGGCTCATTAGCCACACACCACTATCATCTCAAATTTTCTTGTTGCTTCTTTCACCCTCCGCCTTCAACCAAAACAGATAATCCACATTAACCACGTTGTTGGGATGTAACAGGTATCACTGTGGAACACCCATGGTAACCCAAAACTCAGTCAGAAACTTATGTGTGGCATTCAATCTCTGCTTCTCGTACTTTCTCAGACTGAGTCGGCGTCAGTTTGTCACTGCAAAGCACAACATTGAAAATTACCAAATGGGAACCCAAATTTACTTTCAGAGGGTTAAGGTACTATTTCAAGAATTTGGGATTGCTATTTCCCTTTGCAAAGATGACATTTCTATAGCAAAATGAAGAGAATTAAAAGGTGAAGCAGAATTGGTAACCATACAGGTTATTATCTCCTTCAGTTTTATTGCTTCAGCCAGTTCATTGGTGCTTGAAGACATTGGCTCTCTGTCTGATGGTTGCCTGTTTAAGAAGAAGCATTAGTATTATCTTTTAAAAGGAACCCCAAGCAAAATGAAACAGCAAGATTTCAATCTGCTCCGACCAATCAACTGACATTCTGATTGTTTAGATGATCTGGTTTTAAGAAACGGAAAGAACCAATTCACCTTGATAGATTGGACTGCTCGAACAGATTCAGAAAACTAAAAACTAGATGCACAAAATTATGGTACGGACATCATGTTTGAGAGTGTTCCTACCTCTTTCTCCAACTTAACTGACAGTACTTTGGATTTCGTTCCGAGGTCTGTAAATGACTTGCCAAGTGGTTTTCCTTCACAAGCACCCAAAAGCTTGACCGCCTTACCGAAGTCCGACATATCTGCCATACAAAAGTACATCGTACAACACTAAAGACAACCAGAGAGCATCCTACAGACATCAAGCAAACAGGTCCTTTTAGTAACTTGCACATAAACGACTCTAAGTTCAAGAAAGAAAAATCACCACAATTGTTAACGAGATATAAATTTTTGTACTTTCAATTGTAAGCATAAGATACATAACAATTGCATCTTTTGTTCAATTTGCATTCTAGTGACTTCTAAGTTCTTTTCTAACTCTTTTGGAATTGGCTTAAGAAAATGACCAATAAACACGAGAGCATAattgaacagacacattttcttTCAATCATCTGTGTATCTCTTTCAATGAATGTAAGTACATTATAAAGTCCCCCAGATAGTAACAAGTTCCTTCATTTCCAACACGCAGAGTCGTTATAAAAGGTTAAGTAGACAAGGCCAACACTTTTGAACTAAGGAAGACGCTGTGAAAATAACTGGCTCTAATTCAGCTTTCCAGTTTTAGCATTTTTAACTCTTCATCTGCCTGCAAGAATGTCCTCAAATCTTCGGTTAACTGAAGATCTGGATGCAAAGCTATGCGATTTACAATATCTAGAGCTTGACATCACATCTCATTCTGTTTATGATCAATCATTTATGTgaataaaagaataaaagaaaaaagttaCTGGAAGAATTTATTTTGTGTGATAAGAACTATGAAAATTTAATAGTAAATTTTTAGGCCTAGAAAAAGTCTAAACTAATATGATCCCCGACTATCCGTAAAGCACGAAAGACTGAATCATACAGCTCGGATTAGAAACATTATCATCATTCAAGACAACTCAGCATTTAGACTCACCGAAAACGCTTTCAGCATttaaacgaaattttgaaatgGTATTGCCCTGAATTGTACTAATTATGCATTCAAGAGATAAGATCCTAAACACGCGAACGAATGCACACACCCACATGTTTCAGATCTCATCCCACGAACACATACAGGTACAGTTCATACACAATTTGCTCAAAGCAAAAAACATGAAATTCAATCAAGATAATGCTGTCAATAAACAATAACTACCACTGTTGACAAGAGCTGTAAAGATAGCAAGTCAGACTCATTTTTGTCAAATAAAATTTTAAGTTTGTAACGAAGAAAAGATTTCTCTGTCTCTCCTTTAACACATCTAATTGAACCATCGTCTTGCTATCACAACAAGCATCGTCCTTTAACACATCTAATTGAATCAACAAGCATCGTCTTGATTCATCAAAATTTCCATAATAAATGTGAATGACCAGCAAGGTCAGAGAATTTTTTGCCAAATAAAGTTCAAAAGTTCATTAGAGAATTCACACCTCTAATTGAATCATCACCCTTTTGCTAATCGTATCTTTAAATTATACAAATAAACCGAATAATAAGCAAACACAAATTTCATGGAGAAGATGAGAATTCTGTCTCTCCATTCACACATCTAATCAAATCATCATACTTCTTTGGCTACTTCTTCTGAGGAAAAATCGAACGAAATTAAGAATTGTCTCCCAGTTCTAATGTGAACCGAACATTGATGATTACTGGTAATGCATTTCAAAAGATAAAAATCCAAAGaataaagaagatcaataaaatgACACTTTATGAATGGGATTTAAACATCTGCGAATACAAAATCCAATAGGAGAAGTAGCTTCTtagaaacaaaatcaaaatgGGAGAAGAGACTGAAAGGGCAACCCTATGAGACTCTTTTAGTTTAATCACTGTTGCTTAGCAATGACTCAAAACGCCCATGTTTCAAAACTTGGGAAGCAATCTCAAGGACTGCACTTATAAAAGAATATAAACACTGAATTCAAAAGGGAAAAAGAAAACTCAGAACAAAATTTAACTACAGGAAGAACAGAAACAAGACTATTACAAGATGCTTGCAGTATGTAAAATTGGAATAAAAATAAGATAACAATAGAGCAAATGAGAATCTGATATTGCAAACCCTAGCCTAGACAACGATAAGGGAATACATAGATACACATTTACCAGCATGGACATAAATGACCTTGTATAAAACTGAAAATGACATTACTCTTGGTTATTCAACTTGGAAAGCGTTGGCATAAGTTAGGATCCTATTTCTGGGACGGATGGAGTACAATATTACTTTCTGTTGGCTACTATTCTTTTTTCAAATATGAATAGATCACCATTCATCTTCAAGGCTAGCACGATGAAAACACATGATAGTGCAAACAAGAATAAAGAAAGCACTCAAATTGTTTTTCAGTAAGATATAATGATCAACTTATTTAATAAAACATGGTTTGCAGTCTACATAGAGTAATCTAAGGACTATTCAGGTGAGAATTGGTCTTAAAATCTACAGAGAATTGGTTTGAAGCCTGTTTACGTATGAATTACTATGTTTTTTCTTATACGACAACATAAAATCCAGAAATCCATTGGATATACAAAATACTGCATCAGGCACAATAATGGAAGTGCTTGAAGAATAAGATATACTCACCCTCCTCCATCACGGCTGGTTAAGAATGCAGTGATCCACCGCCAAAATATAAACAAGGCATAGGCACCATCATGAACATGAGAGCTACAGGGAAAAGAGTAACACATCATCACAAGACTCAAGGATCCCATCATACAAATGCAACATAACCTTTTTAACTCAAAACACAGATAAAACCATCTAAATGTTTTCTTCCAATTACCTGCCAACTCTGGCGACCAGTTACTGTATATTGCACAAGCCTGTCAATAAAACGAAATGAGTCTGTTAAACTatgacaatacaacaacaacaaaaacaattgTTCAACATCTACTTATCACTTATGTTTTGATGATACAGTAGCAACATTACAGCCAATGAAATGCAGTGAGCAATAGATTAGGACCAAAATAGTGTAAGACCATAGTTCAAAAAGTGTACCAGAATTTGCAATAGAATGCTATCTGAAAACATGAAAACCAGCCCTTCAAGTTTTCATCTTGCCATGGTAAGATATCCATCAAAATCAAAAGGAGATTTTTGCATGACATAACTTGATATGAAGCAGGTGTTAGATTAATCATAGTCTGAGCCTTCTAAGCAGAAAGGGTGTAATAAGTCAGCAGATCTTCTCAAATCCAAGTTTCCAACTGACTGATCCTTTTCCCCCCAAAACAAACCAACCCAGCTCGGCTGCTGTGTGTGATAGAAAAATATGTATTTTGCTGTTTATCGGAGACTTGGGAATGACAGCAGCAAAGGAGCAAGCAAAAAGTTCCAGTGTTGGTGTTGGCATATTACAAATCAAGATTATACGCCAGAGCTAAGTGAAATCACTGAGGTACCTGAACTGGCCTGTGAGGTTTTGGTGCATTGGGATTTCCTTGCTCATAGAAACTCCGAAAAAGAGAGACAGCTTCGGATGCCATTACTCCTCCTTTACATGTAAACCAGCCTTTCATTTCCGAAGCACCGCCACTAAGTAAGTGCTCAGTGTTTCTAGAATGTAATGACAAGATTGATCCACAGCCTCCGAAGTTATCATtagcacaaccatagtatacagcATTCATACCAAGAATTGATATAGCTGCTGCACACATGATATAAGGTTCACATGTAACATAGAGATGACACTTCGAAAATCTGACTCCAATTTCTTTCTTTGAATGTCCATCCTTCTGCAAGCTCCATAAAAGCAAGAGTGGCGAACGAGTTATCACCCTCCACTGAATCCATCTATTCTTTGCCAATcttcatcaacaatgaaatcgGATTAAACCCCCCTTCCTCGCGATTCCCAATTTCCCAATCTCACGAAACCAGAAGGTTAACACTGATTTCCCATCAGAAGATATGGAGAACTAACAACTTCCAGGAAGAACAATAATGACTTAACTTTAATTTTTCTTTATCtcaaaaccctaaaccctaaccCAATAATAATGAAATATTCCAATTTCTCATCctacaatcaatcaatcatgcgAAAGGATAAAATTTAATCAGATTCCTACTTATTAACAGATCCAACTTAACTTTGATTATCACAGAATGAGAAGTGCTTAAcagaaataataatatttataCCTTGGATCGACATAGCCTATTTTGAGAAAGATTACAGTCGtcgtgaaggagaagaagaaactagtCTCCTTTTGTTCATTTTGACTCTTTTAGTTTGTGTCAGCGGAGCAAACAAGGATGGACACAGTCACAATTATTGTGACTAAAATAACCTCAACTTTACTTTTAAAAGATTTTATGACTTAAAAAATCTTTAAAGTGTCAGCCATGGATAACCGACAAGCAGCTTTGTGACCAACTTCGTTTCCATCACTCCACATCGTTATTTCACCATTTCCACTCGGGTGGTGGTTCAGCTAGCTAATTGAGAAACCAGTAGGAAAGTGCGACAAATCATAAGCACGTAGGAAGAATCAATGCTTGGATAGAAAAGGATAAGATTAAAAAATATGAAGCAGAATTTGAAGGCAACTATTGTGATGGAGTCTACGGCAATGACAGCGATTCGAAGTCGCAAACCACATCGAATTACTAATCTGTCATGTCCATTCAGCAAGGCCATGGGGATCTGAATGGTCGCttaaatattttagttactataGTAGATGTTTGCTGTTTCAAAGTAGCATTTCTATGTTTTTGGTCTGCGTTCTATATGGATGGGTTTTGATGTACACCATATCCATATATTTTGGTGGAAGTATTCTTCTGCATCACACCTAATCTATGGTGCAGCGAAAATCATTAAATTTTCGTTGGATCTCTAATGTAGCTGCAACATGCATGGAGTAAGAAGAGAAGTCGTCAAGATTATTTGGTTTTTGCTACTTGTGGTACACTCTGTAGATATCCATACATCTTCCTAATTAATAACCATATTTGCTTTGTACAAATTAAGGTTGGCTATTTTAGTTTCAACGTCCAAGACTAAATAATGATAGCTAGCTCAATCTGTTGGTGTTACCTTATCTTCCCGCAACAAGAGAGCCTGGCCTGTCGTCTGGCTCAGTGAACAATTAGTTGTTGAACTCCGCAGACTGCCTGCCAAATATGCGGTTTTGAGTGACTAATATAGCTATCGACCAAGTGAGCTAGTCTCAGGAAATTTTAGCCGTCTCAGGGCAAAATAGATATACTTAATACGTACCTTTCACGTAATTGTTCATGGGCTTTGTTTGACACGTGCAAGGATGTGAGACGTTGATTATACAGATCAATGGTGAGATTTGCCCATGAACAGTATCTAAGTTGTAGGGTTTAACGAGTATTTAAGGGTAGATTAGAGATCTTTTTTTTCGAAGTTTATACGAAGGAAAAACAATGTCAAGCATTCGGAGGAGATTTACTTTGAAATCTTTTTAAAGGTACCAGAAGTGAGATCAGTATTAGCTTGTAAGTGTGTGTGCAAGACATGGTTTGATATAATTTCTCACCCTGATTTTATTAAGAAGCAACTTAAACTTACTATTACAAGAAACAACCCTAATCTCATGCTTCAAGTTTCCGAGAATTGTACGCCTACTTGCCGTAACGAATTCTACTCCGAGGAGTGTCTGCCTAGTTGCCGTAACGTATTCTACTCCATACCTCATGATTAGAGTCATTATTGTTGACCGATAAATTTCTTGATTATGCAGTGGAATTGGATTACCCATTCAAATCCTTAGGTCATTCTGTTACGCTTATGGGTTGTTGTGATGGTCTGGTTTGCCTATGGTTCTGTCAGAGGCAGTTCTTTTGTCTTTGGAATCCAGCCACAAGGGAGTACAAGAGATTACCAAAATCAAATATAGATAATGTTAGTATGGTTGCATTTGGTCATGATTACAAGAGTAACGATTACAAGTTACTAGTTGGATCAGAAAGTTTATTCGAAGTCTGT comes from Papaver somniferum cultivar HN1 chromosome 7, ASM357369v1, whole genome shotgun sequence and encodes:
- the LOC113293287 gene encoding uncharacterized protein LOC113293287 — its product is MKTTTSIQATKPLIYKSFLLSLFLSLIFIIFLFTDQLLSLHNQHIKSTINIVPQTSSLQSHANLRMRQGFNTYDSYLKHQLNKTLNPKLRNLWVTRDWERKIKVFSKFFNKLKNQNLLANNSKSLCIGARVGQEVAALKLVGVSHSVGIDLVPFPPLVVQGDFHDQPFKNSTFDFEFSNVFDHALYPSKFVGEIERTLKPGGICVLHVAVSKRGDKYSANDLFNVDGLVGLFKVCDVVHVIKVDGFGLDTEIVLRKRKS